A genomic window from Candidatus Dependentiae bacterium includes:
- the trpS gene encoding tryptophan--tRNA ligase: MTQKKVILTGDRPTGPLHLGHYVGSLINRVALQDTHEQFIILADLQAMTDHYENPKKVRDNVLQVALDYLSVGIDPTKSTIFIQSMIPQISELAILYLNLVSVNRLKRNPTVKTEIKQKNFGDHIPAGFLMYPVHQAADITIVKGNIIPVGDDQLPMIEQTNEIVRAFNRIYKTDTLVEAEPLIAATPRLPGIDGKAKMSKSLGNAIYLSDSADVVTKKVMSMYTDPDHLRVEDPGKVEGNMVFTYLDVFDTDKNEVAALKAQYQKGGLGDVKLKRRLVEILNGFLDPIRKQRSEWEKDPAHVMQILFDGTAKTYDVASNTMREVRHAIGLDYK; encoded by the coding sequence ATGACGCAAAAAAAAGTTATATTAACGGGTGATCGGCCAACGGGTCCTTTGCATCTTGGCCATTATGTTGGCTCATTGATTAACAGAGTTGCTTTGCAAGATACGCACGAACAATTTATTATTTTGGCAGATCTTCAAGCAATGACCGATCATTATGAAAATCCTAAAAAAGTTCGCGATAATGTGCTGCAAGTCGCCCTTGATTATTTATCGGTTGGCATCGATCCAACTAAATCTACCATTTTTATTCAGTCGATGATTCCACAAATTTCAGAGTTGGCGATTCTGTATTTAAACCTTGTTTCGGTCAACAGGCTGAAGCGTAATCCAACGGTAAAAACAGAAATTAAACAAAAGAATTTTGGCGACCATATTCCGGCAGGTTTTTTAATGTATCCCGTGCATCAGGCTGCTGACATTACTATTGTAAAAGGTAACATCATTCCGGTAGGGGACGATCAACTACCAATGATAGAGCAGACCAATGAAATTGTACGCGCCTTTAATCGCATTTATAAAACTGATACCTTAGTCGAAGCTGAGCCGTTGATTGCTGCCACACCACGCTTGCCAGGCATTGATGGCAAAGCAAAGATGAGTAAATCATTAGGCAATGCTATTTATTTATCAGATTCTGCTGATGTGGTAACAAAAAAAGTTATGAGTATGTACACCGATCCTGACCATCTTCGCGTGGAAGATCCAGGTAAAGTAGAAGGCAACATGGTCTTCACCTATCTTGATGTTTTTGATACGGATAAAAACGAAGTTGCGGCATTGAAGGCGCAGTATCAAAAAGGTGGCTTAGGCGATGTTAAGCTTAAGCGTCGTTTGGTTGAAATTCTCAATGGATTTTTGGATCCTATTAGAAAGCAACGTTCAGAGTGGGAAAAAGATCCAGCTCATGTGATGCAGATTTTGTTTGATGGTACGGCAAAAACATATGATGTCGCATCAAACACTATGCGTGAAGTGCGTCATGCAATAGGTCTTGATTATAAATAA